The following are encoded together in the Chlorocebus sabaeus isolate Y175 chromosome 20, mChlSab1.0.hap1, whole genome shotgun sequence genome:
- the KLHDC7A gene encoding kelch domain-containing protein 7A: MFPRGAEAQDWHLDMQLTGKVVLSAAALLLVTVAYRLYKSRPAPAQRRGGNAQAEAKEEAVGSGQPAAQEASPGALQRGPRRRRNSKGSEVPPGCSWENPRGPCVLVTEATSTYRKPQRKGSGEELGGQGSDSEQVPPSCRGQEARTAVGGNPDPPHLPGLGGEPHSSPAGLIAAADGTCAGAEPAPWQDGKRPEHPGLGQLEPPHCHHVAPLQGSRDMNQSWVFTRVIGVSREEPGALQAAPDVGLTLHQQEGAPNASYTFSSIARVRMEENFIQKVEGVEPRLKGKVYDYYVESMSQAIFQGRLAPRTAALTEVPSPRPLPGSLGTGAASGGQAGDTKGAAERAASPQPGPSPSNRGFSRKESLLQIAENPELQLQPDGFRLPTPPCPDPGALLDSDRSSQEPHVHLVAGTNFFHVPLTPASAPQVRLDLGNCYEVLTLAKRHNLEALKEAAYKVMSENYLQVLRSPDIYGCLSGAERELILQRRLQGRQYLVVADVCPKEDSGGLCCYDDEQDVWRPLARLPPEAVSRGCAICSLFNYLFVVSGCQGPGHQPSSRVFCYNPLTGIWSEVCPLNQARPHCRLVALDGHLYAIGGECLNSVERYDPRLDRWDFVPPLPSDTFALAHTATACAKEIFVTGGSLRFLLLRFSAQEQRWWACPTGGRKDRTAEMVAVNGFLYRFDLNRSLGIAVYRCSASTRLWYECATYRTPYPDAFQCTVVDNLIYCVGRRSTLCFLADSVSPRFVPKELQSFPAPQGTLLPTVLTLPTPDLPQTRV; encoded by the coding sequence ATGTTCCCCAGAGGAGCAGAGGCCCAGGACTGGCATTTGGACATGCAGCTGACGGGGAAGGTGGTGCTGTCGGCTGCTGCCCTACTCCTGGTGACTGTGGCCTACAGGCTGTACAAGTCAAGGCCTGCCCCAGCGCAGAGGCGGGGTGGGAATGCCCAGGCGGAAGCCAAGGAGGAAGCAGTGGGCTCAGGGCAGCCTGCTGCACAGGAGGCTTCTCCCGGGGCTCTGCAGAGGGGGCCAAGACGCCGGAGGAACAGCAAGGGGTCTGAAGTACCACCGGGCTGCAGCTGGGAGAATCCAAGAGGCCCCTGTGTCCTGGTCACGGAGGCCACTTCCACATACAGGAAGCCCCAGAGAAAAGGCTCAGGTGAGGAGCTGGGCGGGCAGGGCTCGGACTCTGAGCAGGTGCCTCCTAGCTGCCGCGGCCAGGAAGCCAGAACAGCTGTTGGCGGTAACCCTGACCCTCCCCATCTCCCCGGCTTGGGCGGTGAACCGCACAGCTCCCCAGCTGGACTCATTGCAGCAGCCGACGGCACCTGTGCCGGTGCTGAGCCTGCTCCATGGCAGGACGGCAAACGCCCTGAGCATCCAGGGCTAGGGCAACTGGAACCTCCCCACTGTCACCACGTGGCTCCCTTGCAAGGCAGCAGAGACATGAACCAGAGCTGGGTCTTCACCCGTGTGATAGGGGTCAGCAGAGAAGAGCCTGGGGCTCTCCAGGCTGCCCCCGATGTTGGCCTAACCCTGCATCAGCAGGAGGGAGCCCCCAACGCCTCCTATACCTTCTCGTCCATAGCCCGGGTCCGAATGGAGGAGAATTTCATACAGAAGGTGGAGGGGGTTGAGCCCAGGCTCAAAGGCAAGGTGTACGATTACTACGTGGAATCTATGTCTCAGGCCATCTTCCAGGGCAGGCTGGCTCCCAGGACAGCAGCCCTGACTGAGGTTCCATCTCCTAGGCCACTGCCAGGGTCCCTGGGAACAGGGGCAGCCTCGGGAGGCCAAGCCGGTGACACAAAGGGTGCAGCCGAAAGAGCCGCCTCCCCACAGCCAGGGCCGTCGCCCTCCAACCGAGGTTTTAGCCGGAAGGAGAGCCTCCTGCAGATAGCGGAGAACCCAGAGTTGCAGCTGCAGCCAGATGGCTTCCGGCTCCCCACTCCACCCTGCCCAGACCCGGGCGCCCTGCTGGACTCAGACAGAAGCAGCCAGGAGCCCCATGTGCACCTGGTGGCCGGGACTAATTTCTTCCATGTGCCGCTCACCCCTGCTTCAGCCCCACAGGTCCGCCTGGATCTGGGCAATTGCTATGAGGTGCTGACCTTGGCCAAGAGGCACAACCTGGAGGCCCTGAAGGAGGCGGCCTACAAGGTGATGAGCGAAAACTACCTCCAGGTGCTGCGCAGCCCGGACATCTACGGGTGCCTGAGCGGGGCAGAGCGCGAGCTGATCTTGCAGCGCCGGCTCCAGGGCCGCCAGTACCTGGTGGTGGCTGACGTGTGCCCCAAGGAAGACTCGGGCGGCCTCTGTTGTTATGACGATGAGCAGGATGTCTGGCGCCCGCTGGCTCGCCTGCCCCCCGAGGCCGTGTCCCGGGGCTGTGCCATCTGCAGTCTTTTCAATTATCTCTTCGTGGTGTCCGGCTGCCAGGGCCCCGGGCACCAGCCCTCCAGCCGCGTCTTCTGCTACAACCCGCTTACGGGGATCTGGAGCGAGGTGTGCCCGCTGAACCAGGCCCGGCCGCACTGCCGGTTGGTGGCCCTGGACGGGCACCTGTACGCCATCGGCGGAGAGTGTCTGAACTCGGTGGAGCGTTATGACCCCCGCCTGGACCGCTGGGACTTTGTCCCGCCGCTCCCCAGTGACACGTTCGCCCTGGCGCACACGGCCACCGCATGTGCCAAAGAGATCTTCGTCACCGGCGGCTCGCTGCGCTTCCTGCTGCTCCGCTTCTCGGCGCAGGAGCAGCGATGGTGGGCCTGCCCCACCGGGGGCAGAAAGGACCGCACGGCCGAGATGGTGGCGGTCAATGGCTTTCTCTACCGCTTTGACCTCAACCGCAGCTTGGGTATCGCCGTGTACCGCTGCAGCGCCAGCACCCGGCTCTGGTACGAGTGTGCCACGTACCGGACGCCTTACCCGGATGCCTTCCAGTGCACGGTGGTGGACAACCTCATCTACTGCGTGGGACGCCGGAGCACCCTCTGCTTCCtagcagactctgtctcacccAGGTTTGTGCCCAAGGAGCTACAGAGCTTCCCGGCCCCGCAGGGCACCCTCCTGCCCACTGTCCTGACCTTGCCCACCCCCGATTTGCCTCAGACCAGGGTCTAG